In Chryseobacterium gotjawalense, the following are encoded in one genomic region:
- a CDS encoding ROK family protein, producing MALIDLSKQVALGVDIGGTNTKYGLVNHRGEILEKGSLKTEEYPEVEDFINALYDKVSPLIMKHCGQRQFDGIGVGAPNANYFTGTIEQAPNLHWKGIVPFAKMMTDKFDVPCKMTNDANAAALGEMMFGAARGMKDFIMMTLGTGVGSGIISNGKLIYGHDGFAGELGHTIVKPGGRKHWSTGSEGSLEAYASATGITITAKKMRAEFPNSMLNDYPEEEVNSKIVFECATQGDPVAIEVFRYTGQKLGEALANFVMFSSPEAILLFGGVIKAGDFIMKPTKLHMERNLFPIFRNKVKLVFSELDEADAAILGASALVWEK from the coding sequence ATGGCATTAATAGACCTATCCAAGCAAGTAGCACTCGGCGTTGATATTGGCGGAACCAATACAAAATACGGACTCGTCAATCACCGCGGCGAAATTTTAGAAAAAGGAAGTCTTAAAACCGAGGAATATCCCGAAGTAGAGGATTTTATAAATGCCTTATATGATAAAGTTTCCCCTTTAATAATGAAGCATTGTGGCCAAAGACAGTTCGATGGAATCGGAGTGGGCGCACCCAATGCCAATTATTTCACCGGAACCATCGAACAGGCACCAAATCTCCACTGGAAAGGAATTGTGCCTTTTGCAAAGATGATGACCGATAAATTTGACGTTCCCTGCAAAATGACCAATGATGCCAATGCTGCCGCCTTAGGTGAAATGATGTTTGGTGCAGCCAGAGGAATGAAAGATTTCATCATGATGACCCTAGGAACGGGTGTGGGAAGCGGAATTATTTCGAACGGGAAATTAATTTACGGACACGACGGTTTCGCCGGAGAACTGGGCCATACCATTGTAAAACCAGGTGGCAGAAAACACTGGAGCACCGGTTCTGAAGGTTCCCTGGAAGCGTATGCCTCTGCAACCGGAATCACCATTACCGCAAAAAAAATGCGCGCAGAATTCCCGAATTCAATGCTCAATGATTATCCGGAAGAAGAAGTGAATTCTAAAATTGTATTTGAATGTGCCACACAAGGAGATCCTGTAGCCATTGAAGTTTTCCGTTATACCGGACAAAAACTAGGAGAAGCTTTGGCTAATTTCGTGATGTTTTCTTCACCTGAAGCTATTTTACTTTTTGGCGGTGTAATCAAAGCAGGCGATTTTATTATGAAACCAACCAAACTTCACATGGAAAGAAACCTGTTCCCTATATTCAGAAACAAAGTGAAACTGGTTTTCAGCGAACTTGACGAAGCAGATGCTGCCATCCTTGGCGCAAGTGCTTTGGTTTGGGAGAAGTGA
- the msrA gene encoding peptide-methionine (S)-S-oxide reductase MsrA, with amino-acid sequence MKKLLILIISIFLISCNGQENKKLVTNNKKMDKQNLEYVTFGGGCFWCVESCFNLLKGVDKVISGYSGGHKENPTYEEVCTGETGHAEVVQIAYDPKIISYEQLMDVFFFLHDPTTLNRQGNDIGTQYRSVIFYKDDAEKAKAEEAMKKSEASGKYSGKYVTEITKLEKFWPAEQYHQGYYEANPTQPYCSAVVGPKIAKFKKHYGELGMLRPEVD; translated from the coding sequence ATGAAAAAATTATTAATTCTTATTATCAGTATTTTTTTAATTTCCTGTAATGGTCAGGAAAATAAAAAGTTGGTTACAAATAACAAAAAAATGGACAAACAAAATTTAGAATACGTCACTTTTGGTGGCGGATGTTTTTGGTGCGTTGAAAGTTGTTTCAATTTACTAAAAGGTGTAGATAAAGTAATTTCCGGTTACTCCGGCGGTCATAAAGAAAACCCTACCTATGAAGAAGTCTGTACGGGAGAAACGGGTCATGCAGAAGTAGTACAAATCGCTTATGATCCAAAAATCATCTCTTATGAACAGTTAATGGATGTTTTCTTTTTCCTGCACGATCCCACTACTTTGAACAGACAGGGAAATGATATAGGGACCCAGTACCGCTCCGTGATTTTCTATAAAGACGACGCCGAGAAAGCTAAAGCAGAGGAAGCCATGAAAAAATCTGAAGCTTCCGGAAAATACAGCGGAAAATACGTAACTGAGATTACGAAACTTGAAAAATTTTGGCCTGCTGAACAATACCATCAGGGCTATTATGAAGCGAATCCTACGCAACCTTATTGTAGCGCGGTCGTAGGACCGAAGATTGCCAAATTCAAAAAGCATTATGGCGAACTGGGAATGCTGAGACCCGAAGTTGACTGA
- a CDS encoding S46 family peptidase, with the protein MKRIFLLLTFMLSFLQLKADEGMWLLSMIKRLNGVDLKKDGLKLTPDEIYSVNNSSLKDAIVQFGGGCTAEMVSKEGLLFTNHHCGYGNIAALSTPEKDHLTNGFWAMKKSEELPSKGLSVRFMVRMDDVSKRINAKLNNNMSAEERKNIIDAEYKLIQAENSENGKYTVVVRDFYNGNEFYYFVYQDFKDVRLVGTPPNALGKFGGDTDNWEWPRHTVDFSVFRVYADANGNPAEYSPSNVPMKPKHALPISMKGYKPGDFAMILGYPGRTNRFLTSYGIEQMVTKDYPAYVEASKVAMDVMKKYMDKDQATKIDYASQYASVANYWKNRQGTIDAVIKNGTVAEKQALEQKFQTWALLPENEAMYGGILQDIKANYAQMSDRNVERNYSSQLQRNAKYITIAYQLGSLLNTYADQDVAGKAAMKTKVTDAIDRVYDKFNVKLEGEMLNSMVNLYQQRANKEVGSATLFAADAKNLSNMAFSSIFATKESALNFLNNPDRLKIDADPLLKLANGFITDQKLNGDKFAKVDDAFAKNSRLFLDGLRKSQPETAFYPDANSTMRLTTGKVTTLPERADRNYAGIKEKNNYYTEINGMVAKYKKGDEEFDLPQRFLDLVKKKDFGQYKDKKGFMPVNFLTDNDITGGNSGSPVLDGQGNLLGLAFDGNSEALSGDIIFDKKWQKTINVDIRMVLWTIEKYGKAGHLISELTLVK; encoded by the coding sequence ATGAAAAGAATTTTTTTATTACTCACGTTTATGTTGAGTTTCCTGCAGTTAAAAGCAGATGAGGGGATGTGGCTTTTGAGCATGATCAAAAGACTGAATGGAGTCGATCTTAAAAAAGACGGTTTAAAATTAACACCCGACGAAATCTACTCGGTAAACAATTCTAGTCTGAAAGACGCTATCGTACAGTTCGGTGGAGGTTGTACTGCTGAAATGGTTTCTAAAGAAGGTTTGCTGTTTACCAATCACCACTGTGGTTACGGAAATATTGCAGCACTTTCTACTCCTGAAAAAGACCATTTAACCAATGGTTTCTGGGCAATGAAAAAAAGTGAAGAACTTCCTTCAAAAGGACTTTCGGTAAGATTTATGGTAAGAATGGATGATGTTTCTAAAAGAATCAACGCCAAACTTAATAACAATATGTCTGCTGAGGAAAGAAAAAATATCATCGATGCAGAATATAAATTAATTCAGGCAGAAAACTCCGAAAACGGGAAATATACTGTTGTTGTAAGAGATTTCTATAACGGAAATGAATTCTATTATTTTGTATATCAGGATTTCAAAGATGTCCGTTTGGTAGGTACTCCTCCAAATGCGTTGGGAAAATTCGGTGGCGATACCGATAACTGGGAATGGCCAAGACATACCGTAGATTTTTCAGTATTCAGAGTATATGCTGACGCAAACGGTAATCCTGCAGAATATTCCCCGAGCAATGTTCCAATGAAACCAAAGCATGCGCTGCCTATTTCAATGAAAGGGTATAAGCCTGGAGATTTTGCGATGATTTTAGGATATCCTGGGAGAACCAACCGGTTTTTGACTTCCTACGGTATCGAGCAAATGGTTACCAAAGATTATCCGGCTTATGTAGAAGCGTCTAAAGTTGCCATGGATGTCATGAAAAAATATATGGACAAAGATCAGGCAACCAAGATTGATTATGCTTCTCAATATGCGTCCGTAGCCAATTACTGGAAAAACAGACAGGGAACGATCGATGCGGTCATCAAAAACGGAACGGTTGCAGAAAAACAGGCTTTAGAACAAAAATTCCAGACTTGGGCTTTATTGCCGGAAAATGAAGCAATGTACGGTGGTATTTTGCAGGACATTAAAGCAAACTATGCGCAGATGTCTGATCGTAATGTAGAAAGAAACTATTCTTCACAATTACAGAGAAATGCAAAGTATATCACAATTGCTTACCAATTGGGTTCACTTCTAAATACGTATGCTGACCAGGATGTGGCCGGAAAAGCTGCGATGAAAACCAAGGTAACAGATGCGATTGATAGAGTTTATGATAAATTTAATGTAAAGCTTGAAGGTGAAATGTTAAACTCTATGGTAAATCTTTATCAACAGAGAGCGAATAAAGAAGTTGGTTCTGCTACATTATTTGCAGCTGACGCTAAAAATCTTTCCAACATGGCGTTCTCTTCAATTTTTGCAACCAAAGAATCTGCCCTGAATTTTCTAAACAATCCCGACCGTTTAAAAATCGATGCGGATCCTTTATTGAAATTAGCTAACGGATTCATCACAGACCAAAAATTAAACGGAGACAAATTTGCTAAAGTTGATGACGCTTTTGCAAAAAACAGCAGACTGTTTTTAGACGGTCTTAGAAAATCCCAGCCAGAAACTGCTTTCTATCCAGATGCCAACTCTACTATGAGATTAACGACCGGTAAGGTTACTACTCTGCCAGAAAGAGCTGATAGAAATTATGCAGGAATCAAAGAAAAAAATAACTACTATACCGAAATCAACGGAATGGTAGCGAAGTATAAAAAAGGAGATGAAGAATTTGATCTGCCTCAAAGATTCCTTGATCTGGTGAAGAAAAAAGATTTCGGTCAGTACAAAGATAAAAAAGGCTTTATGCCGGTGAATTTCCTAACAGATAACGACATCACAGGCGGAAACTCAGGTTCTCCAGTTCTTGATGGTCAGGGTAATTTGCTTGGTTTAGCGTTCGACGGAAATAGCGAAGCGCTGAGTGGAGATATTATCTTCGATAAAAAATGGCAGAAAACCATTAATGTCGATATCAGAATGGTCCTCTGGACGATTGAAAAATACGGAAAAGCAGGTCACTTAATCAGTGAATTGACTTTGGTGAAATAA
- a CDS encoding GNAT family N-acetyltransferase produces the protein MEDFVWNIKTFDQLSTDELHRILKARIDVFVVEQNCPYPEVDGYDPQAIHLWAENNGEVAAYCRIFPAGIKYPESSIGRVLTNYKYRKMNLGKTLMNFAVNTIEARYRRTSIRISAQDYLLAFYAQFGFIPTGKSYLEDDIPHSEMLRI, from the coding sequence ATGGAAGATTTCGTTTGGAACATTAAGACTTTTGATCAACTTTCAACGGATGAATTACATCGGATTTTAAAAGCCAGAATCGATGTATTTGTGGTAGAACAAAACTGTCCTTATCCTGAAGTTGACGGTTATGATCCGCAAGCCATCCATCTTTGGGCAGAAAACAATGGTGAAGTTGCGGCCTACTGCAGGATTTTTCCAGCAGGAATAAAATATCCCGAAAGCTCGATAGGTAGGGTTTTGACCAATTATAAATATCGGAAAATGAATCTGGGGAAAACCCTGATGAATTTCGCAGTCAATACTATCGAAGCGAGATACCGCAGAACTTCAATACGAATTTCGGCACAGGATTATCTTCTTGCTTTTTATGCGCAGTTTGGGTTTATCCCGACTGGCAAAAGTTATTTAGAAGATGATATTCCCCACTCTGAAATGCTGCGAATTTAA
- the yihA gene encoding ribosome biogenesis GTP-binding protein YihA/YsxC, which yields MVIKTAEFVKSSDRWQDCPEPTMPEYAFIGRSNVGKSSLINALMNHKYLAKTSGTPGKTQLINHFVINESWFLTDLPGYGYARVSKSMRRDFEKLITNYILNRKNLVNLFILIDSRHTPQAIDIEFIEWCGENSIPFSIVFTKADKLKPTVIAKNVEHYKSELLKTWEDLPEVYVTSAEKKTGGEGILDFITKTNEFLMHNHVKF from the coding sequence ATGGTTATCAAAACAGCGGAATTTGTAAAAAGTAGTGATAGATGGCAGGATTGCCCAGAACCGACCATGCCTGAATATGCATTTATTGGAAGATCAAATGTGGGCAAATCCTCGTTGATCAATGCGCTGATGAATCATAAGTATTTGGCAAAAACTTCCGGAACGCCGGGGAAAACGCAGCTTATTAATCATTTTGTTATTAATGAAAGCTGGTTTCTTACCGATCTTCCGGGTTATGGTTATGCCCGGGTTTCCAAAAGCATGCGGCGGGATTTTGAAAAACTGATTACAAACTATATCCTGAATCGGAAAAATTTAGTTAATCTCTTTATTTTAATTGATTCCCGACATACGCCACAGGCAATCGATATTGAATTTATTGAATGGTGCGGCGAAAACTCAATCCCTTTTTCAATTGTTTTCACCAAAGCAGATAAGTTGAAACCAACCGTAATCGCTAAAAACGTAGAGCATTATAAATCAGAACTGCTGAAAACATGGGAAGATTTGCCGGAAGTCTATGTGACCTCTGCCGAGAAAAAAACGGGTGGTGAAGGAATACTGGATTTTATTACAAAAACAAATGAATTCCTTATGCATAATCACGTTAAATTCTAA
- a CDS encoding alpha/beta fold hydrolase, translating to MIFKTKKDKKFAFIEAGDGDPVILLHGLMGGLSNFDDTVNYFSEKGYKVFVPVLPIYDLPVLNTNLTTIAKYVAKFIEEKVGRASTIVGNSMGGHVGLILALARPDLVENLVLTGSSGLYEKSFGDSFPRKSDKDYIRKKTEEVFFDPKVATNDLVEEVFAVVNDRMKGIKTVMLARSAIKHNMLNDLPKIKMPVCLIWGKQDNVTPPDVAIDMHNALPNSDLYWIDQCGHAAMMERPQEFNDLLYSWLQKQKK from the coding sequence ATGATATTTAAAACTAAAAAGGACAAGAAGTTCGCTTTTATAGAAGCTGGAGATGGTGACCCTGTAATTTTATTACATGGTTTAATGGGTGGATTAAGTAATTTCGATGATACCGTAAATTACTTTTCAGAGAAGGGGTATAAGGTTTTTGTTCCTGTACTTCCTATTTACGATTTGCCCGTTCTGAATACCAATCTTACGACCATCGCGAAGTATGTCGCGAAATTCATCGAAGAAAAAGTGGGCAGAGCATCAACAATTGTGGGAAACTCAATGGGTGGTCACGTAGGTTTAATCCTTGCTTTAGCACGACCTGATCTGGTCGAGAATCTTGTTCTTACCGGCAGTTCCGGTTTATATGAAAAATCTTTCGGAGACAGTTTTCCCAGAAAAAGCGACAAAGATTATATCAGAAAGAAAACTGAAGAAGTTTTTTTTGATCCTAAGGTTGCCACAAACGATTTGGTAGAAGAAGTATTTGCTGTTGTGAACGACAGAATGAAAGGAATAAAAACGGTGATGTTGGCAAGAAGTGCCATCAAACATAATATGTTAAACGATTTGCCGAAAATAAAAATGCCGGTTTGTTTGATTTGGGGAAAGCAAGATAATGTGACGCCGCCGGATGTGGCAATAGATATGCATAATGCATTACCCAATTCTGATTTATATTGGATTGATCAGTGTGGTCACGCCGCAATGATGGAAAGACCACAAGAATTTAATGATCTGTTATATTCGTGGTTACAGAAACAAAAAAAGTAG
- the mraZ gene encoding division/cell wall cluster transcriptional repressor MraZ, with the protein MKNFIGTYECRIDDKGRLKLPSSLVKQMGDFGDDSFVVKRAVFQPCLEVYPMQGWEQLMNKLNKLNRFIKKNADFIRMFTAGVKIVEPDNAGRLQISKDLTLFANLRKEIVITSAGELFEIWDKEAYEKVITTSEEDFAKLAEDVMGTISFDGEEP; encoded by the coding sequence ATGAAGAATTTCATCGGAACATATGAATGCAGAATAGACGACAAAGGTCGGCTAAAACTCCCCTCTTCGCTGGTAAAACAGATGGGGGACTTTGGCGACGATTCCTTTGTGGTCAAACGTGCTGTATTTCAACCCTGCCTGGAAGTTTACCCAATGCAAGGCTGGGAACAACTGATGAACAAACTCAACAAACTCAACCGTTTCATTAAGAAAAATGCAGATTTTATCCGAATGTTTACGGCGGGAGTGAAAATCGTGGAGCCCGATAATGCGGGACGTTTACAAATTTCAAAAGACCTTACGCTCTTTGCGAACCTTCGAAAAGAAATCGTAATCACCAGCGCAGGCGAACTTTTTGAAATCTGGGACAAAGAGGCCTATGAAAAAGTAATCACCACTTCAGAAGAAGATTTCGCAAAATTGGCTGAAGACGTGATGGGAACGATCAGTTTCGACGGCGAAGAACCGTAA
- the rsmH gene encoding 16S rRNA (cytosine(1402)-N(4))-methyltransferase RsmH has protein sequence MYHNPVLLKKSVDDLVTNPDGIYVDCTFGGGGHSREILSRLSEKGKLYAFDQDLDALKNTIDDPRFTLINQNFRFLENALMMYGVSKVDGILADFGVSSHQFDEAERGFSTRSNAPLDMRMNVMQLLDAKKVINEYEEEHLADILYQYGEIRESRKLAREIVNHRKLKPIETTEDLKKLFSYIPQFKQNKVFAQIFQAIRIEVNQELEVIKELLVQAHRMLKPGGRLVAISYHSLEDRLVKRFLKNGMFEGEPARDIYGNYDKTFDLLQTKAVVPDSEEIKENSRARSAKLRTGIKLK, from the coding sequence ATGTATCACAATCCTGTTTTGCTGAAAAAAAGTGTAGATGATTTGGTAACGAATCCAGACGGCATCTACGTGGACTGCACCTTTGGCGGCGGCGGTCACTCGCGTGAAATCCTGAGCAGACTTTCTGAAAAAGGCAAACTTTACGCTTTCGACCAGGACTTAGATGCCCTCAAAAATACGATTGACGATCCTCGGTTTACACTCATCAACCAAAATTTCAGGTTTTTGGAAAATGCATTGATGATGTACGGTGTTTCGAAAGTGGATGGAATTCTTGCGGATTTCGGCGTTTCTTCTCATCAGTTCGACGAAGCTGAAAGAGGTTTTTCGACCAGAAGCAATGCGCCGCTGGACATGAGAATGAACGTCATGCAACTTCTGGATGCTAAAAAAGTCATTAATGAATATGAGGAAGAGCATCTCGCAGATATTTTATACCAATACGGTGAAATTCGGGAATCCAGAAAGTTAGCACGGGAAATTGTGAATCACCGAAAACTGAAACCCATTGAAACCACCGAAGATTTGAAAAAACTCTTCAGTTACATTCCGCAGTTTAAGCAGAACAAAGTTTTTGCCCAGATTTTTCAAGCCATCAGAATTGAAGTCAACCAGGAACTGGAAGTCATTAAAGAATTACTGGTTCAGGCGCACAGAATGCTGAAACCCGGTGGCAGATTAGTCGCCATCTCTTACCATTCTCTGGAAGACCGGCTGGTCAAAAGATTTTTGAAAAACGGAATGTTCGAAGGCGAACCGGCAAGAGACATCTACGGAAATTACGACAAGACTTTTGATCTTTTGCAGACCAAAGCAGTCGTTCCGGATAGTGAAGAAATTAAGGAAAACTCGCGGGCGAGAAGCGCAAAATTAAGAACAGGTATTAAATTAAAATAA
- a CDS encoding FtsL-like putative cell division protein, producing the protein MAKRPTNRPQKKLTFIDIIKGNFLNRDEVTIHYRYFLLVFFLLMSMIYSNHLVSTKIEHVNILKEQTEEFKSRNAFAQSRLIKVKLESELGKEMVQDSLLSLENHPHKILIKIDSLDGSTK; encoded by the coding sequence ATGGCAAAAAGACCAACAAACCGTCCACAGAAAAAACTCACTTTTATTGATATTATAAAAGGGAATTTTTTGAACCGTGACGAAGTCACTATTCATTACAGGTATTTTTTGTTGGTGTTCTTCTTATTAATGTCTATGATTTACAGCAATCACTTAGTGAGTACGAAAATCGAACACGTTAATATTTTAAAAGAACAGACAGAAGAGTTTAAATCGAGAAACGCGTTTGCCCAAAGCAGACTCATAAAAGTAAAATTAGAATCAGAATTAGGAAAAGAAATGGTGCAGGATTCTTTGCTATCATTAGAGAATCATCCCCATAAAATCCTGATAAAAATAGACAGTTTAGATGGCAGTACAAAATGA
- a CDS encoding penicillin-binding transpeptidase domain-containing protein translates to MAVQNEFEKKRSNTLRWGYLFAGFAFILFVVFLGRILFLQNTNVQEIKDDYINKNYREATLKAARGNLYASDGSILATTVMRYDVYIDFKIIKDTVYSNNIGALTDSLSKMFGKPRSYFRDRFDQQKKTRNQYYSLVKGLDFDDYDRIRQFPIFKKGKNRGGFIVDRNYKRELATTQIGAGTIGMDNAISKSGLEGAFSKFLTGTDGTRLEQRVNSSQWKPIDYWKVNEPIDGQDVYTTIDIRIQDIVHSALEKQLVKFDGEHGTVLVMEVATGKIKAMVNLRRTEPGIYVDAYNYAIKDNIEPGSTFKTISLLAAMDDGFINEKTTVDVGNGVWTYAKQRISDGHGGGIYEISDVLAKSSNVGTAKLITQYYADKPQVFLDHLRRWKLFDKMDIELPGITKPRILTPKSTTWNAATLASISYGYATNINLLQLTTFYNGIANKGKMLEPLFIEKIAKDGRILYEAKPKVMVNKMASENAIRMMTGALTQAVEKGTAKSIFTPNLKMAGKTGTARFEYWKPGPMKYKASFAGFYPADNPKYTCYVMISEPDNSKSFYGSTVAAPVFKEIAGKTFLKTPQNIEKEMLVDKKVDLSKMTEPNVKVAVKDRKMPNVTGLIGKNIIPQLENQGYRVDYKGVGKIKEQFPLEGTVINKNQRIYLQLQN, encoded by the coding sequence ATGGCAGTACAAAATGAATTTGAAAAAAAACGCTCAAACACATTGAGATGGGGCTACCTTTTTGCGGGGTTTGCCTTTATTTTGTTTGTGGTGTTTCTTGGGAGAATTCTGTTTTTACAAAACACTAATGTTCAGGAAATTAAAGATGATTACATCAATAAAAACTATCGTGAGGCCACTTTAAAAGCTGCCCGCGGAAATCTCTACGCTTCTGATGGTTCAATCCTCGCCACTACGGTTATGCGGTATGACGTTTATATTGATTTTAAAATAATTAAAGACACGGTTTATTCCAACAACATCGGAGCTCTAACCGATTCTTTATCTAAAATGTTCGGAAAGCCGAGAAGCTATTTCAGAGACCGCTTTGATCAGCAGAAAAAAACCAGAAATCAATATTATTCTTTGGTTAAAGGACTTGATTTTGATGATTATGACCGCATTCGCCAGTTTCCTATTTTCAAAAAAGGTAAAAACAGAGGTGGATTTATCGTTGACAGAAATTATAAACGGGAATTGGCAACCACACAAATTGGAGCAGGAACCATCGGCATGGATAATGCCATTTCCAAATCCGGGCTGGAAGGTGCTTTTTCTAAGTTTCTGACCGGAACCGACGGAACACGACTCGAACAACGCGTTAATTCCAGCCAATGGAAACCTATTGATTATTGGAAAGTGAATGAACCCATCGATGGTCAGGACGTTTATACCACTATTGATATCCGGATTCAGGATATTGTTCATTCCGCTTTGGAAAAACAACTGGTGAAATTCGACGGGGAACACGGTACCGTTTTGGTCATGGAAGTCGCGACTGGAAAAATTAAAGCCATGGTAAATCTTCGCAGAACAGAACCGGGAATTTACGTTGACGCTTACAACTATGCAATAAAAGACAATATTGAACCGGGATCTACCTTTAAAACAATTTCATTATTGGCGGCCATGGATGATGGATTCATTAATGAAAAAACAACCGTGGATGTTGGAAATGGCGTTTGGACTTATGCAAAACAAAGAATTTCTGATGGTCACGGTGGAGGAATTTATGAGATTTCAGATGTTTTGGCCAAATCGAGCAACGTAGGAACCGCAAAGTTGATCACCCAATATTATGCAGATAAACCTCAGGTTTTCTTAGATCACCTGCGCCGCTGGAAACTCTTTGATAAAATGGATATTGAACTTCCGGGAATTACAAAACCAAGAATTTTAACACCGAAAAGCACCACCTGGAATGCTGCGACACTGGCGTCGATTTCTTACGGGTACGCAACCAATATTAACCTTTTGCAGTTAACTACTTTTTACAATGGTATTGCTAATAAAGGTAAAATGCTCGAACCTCTTTTTATTGAAAAAATAGCGAAAGACGGCAGAATACTTTATGAAGCGAAACCCAAAGTAATGGTCAATAAAATGGCTTCTGAAAATGCAATCAGGATGATGACAGGCGCTTTAACGCAAGCGGTGGAGAAAGGAACGGCAAAAAGTATTTTTACACCGAACTTAAAAATGGCCGGAAAAACCGGAACCGCACGATTTGAATACTGGAAACCAGGTCCGATGAAATACAAAGCTTCATTTGCAGGATTCTATCCGGCAGACAATCCGAAATACACTTGTTATGTGATGATTAGTGAGCCCGACAATTCAAAAAGCTTTTATGGTTCAACAGTTGCAGCACCTGTATTTAAAGAAATTGCCGGAAAAACATTCCTGAAAACACCTCAAAACATTGAGAAAGAAATGTTGGTCGATAAAAAAGTGGATCTCAGCAAAATGACTGAACCCAATGTGAAAGTGGCGGTAAAAGACAGAAAAATGCCCAACGTTACCGGTTTAATCGGAAAGAATATTATTCCTCAGTTAGAAAACCAAGGCTACCGGGTGGATTATAAAGGAGTCGGAAAAATAAAAGAACAGTTCCCTCTGGAAGGAACTGTCATTAACAAAAACCAAAGAATTTACCTGCAGTTGCAGAATTAA